AGAATCGAACGTGATAATGGGTCCGGTGACCCACCACGTGGATGATGAGCGCCTTGGCCGATCCTTTGCCGACCTGGAAGACGCGGTCGAGCCAGTCTTTGTCCTCCCCGATCTTGAGAGCGTAGGCGTAGAGCAGACGCTGGACCCGGATGTCGAGAAGGATCGTCTCGATGTCCGTGCGCAGAAGGAGGGCGCGGACAAAAACCCAGTTGCGGGGCAAGTCCATATTGGCCGCCGTGCCCGGGACATACCAGGAGGAATAGCCGCTTTTATAATAAAACCCGAAGTCGACGTCGCGGCCGGCCTGATGGGTGGCGTGCCGCTTCATGCGGCCGCCCTTCTCGGTGCTGATATCGCCGATGCTGATCGCCGGCGTCGCGGGGAATAGCTCGTGGACGGTGGCGACGGCGGTCCGGATGAAATTCACCGTCTCCGAAGTGGCGTAGGCGCCGTTGGGGTCGATCAGCGTCCAGCCCGGCTCCGCGGTCAAGAGCAAAGGGTTGATCAGAATGCCGCCGCCGGGGGCGCCGATGGACATCGAGCCGAGCGAGGCGGCGTCGGACTCGACCCGCCTGAACAGCTCCTCGGAAGGCAGCTCGAGGAGGAAGGCAGATGGGGCGGCGGGCGCATCGACGGCGGCCACGGCCGTCCCGGCGGGAGGGACGGGCGGGGCGGCCGGAAGGCGATCGAGCGCGGCCCGGGCCAAGCCCAGCCAACAGCTCGCCGCGAGCCAGAGGGTCAGCATTTCGCGTCCATGCCCAACCATTCTAGCCGATACGGGGCATCGGTCAAGGGAAAACGTCGGGCGGGTGCAATGGGAGCCCGCCATTCGACACGGCGAAATTGACTTTCCTAAAAGTTTCAGTTACTAATACTCCAAAGTTTGATTGGGATAGAGGAGGTAGCCATGAAAGGTTTCGCCGTTGTCGTATTGGCCGGATTGCTTTTATTTACAGGCTGCAGCAAGTCCACGCCCTCGGACAACTACAACCTGACCGGAAACTGGTCGGGGAACATCCGGTTCTCCACGCTGGGCATCTCGGCGACCGTCAATTACACCTTTACTCAAGCCGGAACGGCGGTCACCGGGACGTTCACCATCGACACGGGCCGCAACGGCACGTTCAGCGGCACGCTCTCCGGATCGACCCTGAGCGGTACGATGACGTTCCAGGACGCCTGCACCGGAACCGCGTCCGTGAGCGGCACGGTTAAGAGCAGCACCTCCATCGATGGGAACGGAACGGCCAACGATTGCAAGGGGACCAACACGTTCACGTTCTCCATCGGCAAGAGCTGAGCGTCGATTCGGTTCCCGGCCGGGGAAGGAAAGGGATGAGTGTCCCTCCTCTATCCGCCGTTTGGACGGGGGCGCGAGCGCTTGAAGACCGAGTGAAGAAATGGTATCCTTCCGCCGCATTTTGCCCTTGAATCCATGCCCCGGGTTGGGCATTTAG
The sequence above is a segment of the Candidatus Aminicenantes bacterium genome. Coding sequences within it:
- a CDS encoding penicillin-insensitive murein endopeptidase encodes the protein MLTLWLAASCWLGLARAALDRLPAAPPVPPAGTAVAAVDAPAAPSAFLLELPSEELFRRVESDAASLGSMSIGAPGGGILINPLLLTAEPGWTLIDPNGAYATSETVNFIRTAVATVHELFPATPAISIGDISTEKGGRMKRHATHQAGRDVDFGFYYKSGYSSWYVPGTAANMDLPRNWVFVRALLLRTDIETILLDIRVQRLLYAYALKIGEDKDWLDRVFQVGKGSAKALIIHVVGHRTHYHVRFYNRVAQELGRRVYPFLVQLDKIKPPVFTVPHLVRSGESLGLIAARYGSSVRAIQQTNGLSGTLIRAGRALRIPLRGVNAPPAAPVFVPARPLPSKTPEILAGVAWPTAIGLYGEALKKVAACPWLLGGTPRFY